Proteins encoded together in one Methanobacterium sp. window:
- a CDS encoding glycosyltransferase family 2 protein, translating into MEVSLIIPMYNEEDNVLITLNEVKKVLETYPSYQILAVDDGSSDQTLALLEDFASYNPELVVLKHPVNMGMGRALRTGFEKAEGDVIITLDADLSYDPKYITELIQELHENHLDIVIGSQYMAGGETEDIPFIRLFVSKMANKIVGYALDKHISTVTGILRAYRKEVIDSIEIESNGTEINPEMLSKAIAIGFEVKEIPVKLKGRKLGESKVQFRSTTISHLLFTFYEKPMMLFGVIGLLLCIIGIIIAIYLFYEYLIGTLDPTRPLMFVMVLMILSGIQILVFGFVATQISLLKREIYIIQKENKLLRKKLK; encoded by the coding sequence ATGGAAGTATCTTTAATCATACCCATGTACAATGAGGAAGATAACGTCCTCATCACTCTTAATGAAGTTAAAAAGGTTCTGGAAACCTATCCAAGTTACCAGATACTGGCAGTGGATGATGGTAGCAGCGACCAAACCTTGGCTTTACTGGAGGATTTTGCATCATATAATCCTGAATTAGTAGTCCTGAAACATCCGGTGAACATGGGGATGGGAAGAGCACTCAGAACTGGTTTTGAAAAGGCAGAAGGTGATGTAATCATCACCCTGGATGCGGATTTAAGTTACGACCCAAAATATATTACAGAACTAATCCAGGAGCTCCATGAAAATCATCTGGACATTGTAATCGGATCCCAGTATATGGCTGGTGGGGAGACTGAAGATATTCCTTTCATCCGCCTCTTCGTAAGCAAAATGGCCAATAAAATCGTTGGCTACGCCCTGGATAAACACATTAGCACTGTAACCGGGATATTGCGTGCCTACCGGAAAGAAGTTATTGATTCTATAGAGATTGAATCTAATGGGACTGAAATTAACCCTGAAATGCTTTCAAAAGCCATTGCAATAGGTTTTGAGGTTAAAGAAATTCCTGTGAAGTTAAAAGGAAGAAAATTAGGGGAATCTAAAGTTCAATTCAGGTCAACCACTATTTCACACCTTTTATTTACATTCTATGAGAAACCAATGATGCTTTTTGGAGTTATTGGACTCCTGCTGTGCATTATAGGAATCATAATCGCAATATACTTATTTTATGAGTATTTAATAGGCACATTAGACCCAACCCGACCTTTAATGTTCGTTATGGTTTTAATGATACTTTCAGGGATACAAATCCTTGTTTTCGGTTTTGTTGCCACCCAGATAAGTCTCCTGAAACGTGAAATTTACATAATTCAAAAAGAAAATAAATTACTGAGGAAAAAATTGAAATAA
- a CDS encoding glycosyltransferase family 2 protein, producing the protein MDNARVSIVILNWNGWEDTIECLESLFQINYPNFDVILVDNASGDDSLEKIKKYCSGNLKVESGFFKYNPENKPINLLEYTKEFDDPKVHMKKENTNRDQLILIKNDKNVGFPGGNNIGMKFALKFFNPDYILLLNNDTVVEKNFLGELVRNGDSEGDIGILGPKIYFYDKPNIIWSSGCEISWKLSRGIQIGTNELDNGQYDTKKQVEYVSGSAFLIKSEVIKKIGLMDENYFLYFEESDWTLRTNKRGYNTLYVPQSKIWHKISRSGGGISNPIGLYYITRNRWIFMNKWASNKDYIIFIIYQIISAIIFPIFLSIYYANLKLFKAYYFGLFDAIHYITFKTSRNSIK; encoded by the coding sequence ATGGACAATGCCCGTGTATCAATTGTAATTCTTAACTGGAATGGCTGGGAAGACACCATTGAATGCTTGGAATCATTATTTCAAATTAATTACCCTAACTTTGATGTTATTTTAGTTGACAATGCTTCAGGAGATGATTCTCTGGAGAAGATCAAAAAATATTGTTCAGGGAATTTGAAGGTCGAATCAGGTTTTTTCAAATATAATCCTGAAAATAAACCAATTAACCTTTTAGAATACACTAAAGAGTTTGATGATCCTAAAGTTCATATGAAAAAGGAAAATACAAATCGTGATCAGCTTATACTAATAAAAAATGATAAAAATGTGGGTTTTCCCGGTGGAAACAATATAGGAATGAAGTTCGCCCTTAAGTTCTTTAATCCAGATTACATTCTACTTTTAAACAATGATACTGTTGTTGAAAAAAATTTTTTAGGTGAATTAGTGAGAAATGGTGATTCAGAGGGTGATATTGGTATTTTAGGTCCCAAAATTTACTTCTATGATAAACCCAACATAATATGGAGCTCAGGCTGCGAAATATCCTGGAAATTAAGTCGTGGAATTCAAATTGGAACCAATGAACTTGATAATGGCCAGTATGACACTAAAAAACAGGTGGAATATGTCAGTGGATCTGCATTTCTAATAAAAAGTGAAGTTATCAAAAAGATTGGTCTTATGGACGAGAACTATTTTTTATACTTTGAAGAGAGTGATTGGACTCTTCGGACAAATAAAAGAGGATATAATACCTTATATGTGCCTCAATCTAAGATATGGCATAAAATATCAAGATCAGGCGGAGGAATATCTAATCCCATAGGATTATACTACATAACACGTAATCGCTGGATTTTTATGAATAAATGGGCTAGTAATAAAGATTACATAATCTTTATCATTTATCAAATTATTAGTGCAATTATATTCCCAATATTCTTAAGTATATATTACGCAAACTTAAAATTATTTAAAGCATATTACTTCGGGTTATTTGACGCTATCCATTATATAACATTTAAAACTTCAAGAAACAGTATAAAATAA
- a CDS encoding UDP-glucose/GDP-mannose dehydrogenase family protein, with translation MRITVIGAGYVGLVTAVCLAELKNNVLCVERPSFDLSKLKKGISHFYEPGLNELLSKNIKANRIKFTVDLDNAIDFSDVIFICVGTPQSNTGKADLSQVETIAIQIAKRLNSYKLIVEKSTVPVNTHQWVKKTIKRYAHSNLDFDVASNPEFLREGSAVSDFMKPDRIVVGVESDRAKQVFKQIYSPFIENGFPVLITTPAASELIKHAANSFLALKISYINMVSELCEKANVDINMVADGIGYDKRIGRDFLNAGIGYGGSCFPKDVKAFINIAEEHGVDFTILKEVEKVNSKKRINFVKKVEKVLWINKNKDIAIWGLSFKPDTDDIREAPSLDIINILSNKGANLRLYDPQAMQKFKSVFPENDKIKFFKNKYDTIRNADALLILTEWNEFKNVDLNKMKKLMNLPIIIDGRNIYNPKEMEAFEYYNIGRGKFNDVEILK, from the coding sequence ATGAGGATTACCGTTATCGGAGCAGGGTATGTTGGGTTGGTTACAGCTGTTTGCCTTGCTGAATTAAAAAATAATGTTCTATGTGTTGAAAGACCTTCTTTCGATTTAAGTAAATTAAAAAAAGGAATTTCTCACTTTTACGAACCTGGATTGAATGAATTACTAAGCAAAAACATTAAAGCAAATAGAATTAAATTCACTGTTGATTTAGATAACGCCATTGATTTTAGTGATGTTATTTTTATTTGTGTGGGAACCCCTCAAAGTAATACTGGGAAAGCGGATTTATCTCAAGTTGAAACCATCGCAATACAAATTGCTAAAAGGCTTAACAGCTATAAATTGATAGTTGAAAAATCAACTGTTCCAGTAAACACCCATCAATGGGTTAAGAAAACAATTAAAAGATATGCTCATTCTAATTTAGATTTTGACGTTGCATCAAACCCTGAATTTTTAAGAGAAGGTTCGGCGGTATCTGATTTTATGAAGCCTGATAGAATCGTCGTGGGTGTTGAAAGTGACCGGGCAAAACAAGTTTTTAAACAAATATATTCTCCATTCATTGAAAATGGTTTTCCAGTTTTAATAACAACACCGGCTGCTTCCGAACTCATTAAACACGCCGCAAACTCGTTCTTAGCTCTAAAAATTTCATATATAAATATGGTATCCGAACTTTGTGAAAAGGCAAATGTGGATATTAATATGGTAGCTGATGGAATAGGCTACGATAAACGTATCGGGCGTGATTTTCTTAATGCCGGAATAGGCTATGGGGGTTCTTGTTTTCCTAAGGATGTTAAAGCATTTATCAACATAGCTGAAGAACATGGTGTTGATTTCACAATATTAAAAGAAGTTGAAAAGGTAAATTCCAAAAAAAGAATAAATTTTGTTAAAAAAGTAGAAAAAGTTCTTTGGATAAACAAAAATAAAGATATAGCAATTTGGGGACTATCTTTCAAACCGGATACTGATGACATACGAGAAGCTCCCTCCTTAGACATTATCAATATACTTTCAAATAAGGGTGCTAATTTAAGACTCTACGATCCACAAGCAATGCAAAAATTCAAATCAGTATTCCCTGAAAATGACAAGATAAAATTTTTCAAAAATAAATATGATACAATTAGAAATGCTGACGCCTTGTTAATACTTACTGAATGGAACGAATTCAAAAATGTAGATTTGAATAAAATGAAAAAACTTATGAATCTTCCAATAATTATTGATGGACGGAACATATACAATCCAAAGGAAATGGAAGCATTTGAATATTATAATATTGGCAGAGGAAAATTTAATGATGTGGAGATACTGAAATGA
- a CDS encoding UDP-glucuronic acid decarboxylase family protein produces MKQVLISGAAGFIGSHLCDKFLEEGFYVVGLDNFITGSPKNIEHLLERKKFEFIKHDITLPIKFHSKKIDLVLHFACPASPVDYLKFPLETMKVNSIGTLNMLEIAKKYNSKYIFASTSEVYGDPTVHPQTESYLGNVNPVGPRSVYDESKRFSEAISMSYFREYGLDTRIIRIFNTYGPRMKANDGRVVPNFITQALNMDNITVYGNGNQTRSFCYISDLIDGIFKITSADNLKGEIMNLGNPEEYNILDLAKIIIEKTSSKSQIIFKALPEDDPKQRCPEITKIKKLTKWQPETSLKEGIDLTIDYFKNHI; encoded by the coding sequence ATGAAACAAGTTCTAATTTCAGGTGCAGCTGGTTTTATTGGAAGCCATTTATGTGATAAATTTTTAGAAGAAGGTTTCTATGTTGTTGGACTAGATAATTTTATCACAGGATCTCCAAAAAATATTGAACATTTACTTGAAAGGAAAAAATTCGAATTCATTAAACATGATATTACTCTCCCGATTAAATTCCATTCAAAAAAGATTGATTTAGTACTACATTTTGCCTGTCCTGCAAGCCCAGTAGATTATCTAAAGTTCCCATTGGAAACAATGAAAGTAAACTCTATTGGCACTTTAAACATGTTAGAAATAGCTAAAAAATATAATTCGAAATATATCTTTGCATCAACTTCAGAAGTGTACGGTGACCCCACTGTTCATCCACAAACTGAATCTTATTTGGGTAATGTGAATCCTGTCGGACCTCGTTCGGTTTATGATGAATCAAAGAGATTTTCAGAAGCAATTTCAATGTCTTATTTCAGAGAATATGGATTAGATACACGAATAATCAGAATTTTTAATACTTATGGACCCCGAATGAAAGCAAACGATGGGAGAGTAGTTCCTAATTTCATTACACAAGCATTAAACATGGACAACATTACTGTTTATGGAAATGGAAATCAAACAAGGAGTTTTTGTTATATCAGCGATTTAATTGATGGAATTTTTAAAATCACATCAGCCGATAATCTTAAAGGCGAAATTATGAATTTAGGAAATCCCGAAGAATATAACATTCTTGATTTGGCAAAAATAATTATAGAAAAAACTTCATCTAAATCCCAGATTATCTTCAAAGCCCTTCCAGAAGATGACCCTAAACAGAGATGCCCTGAAATTACCAAAATTAAGAAATTAACCAAATGGCAACCTGAGACAAGTTTAAAAGAAGGAATTGACCTAACAATCGATTATTTTAAGAACCATATCTGA
- a CDS encoding glycosyltransferase family 2 protein: MRTKYDLTIAYRIYPKVSKNPLVFSDDKYKLSELCLRSLKESLGDLRAKLIVLLDNCPPEYIDLFKKYFDQEDLELIELDGVGNLSTFGMQIELLLEQNFSDVVYFAEDDYYYLPNQFSEMINFLEKNNDVDFVSPFDHIDYYKFNFHDYKNKIKFSEKKHWQNVATTCLTFLTTKKTLERTQNIFKTYAKGNYDTSIWASLTKFNIFNPFKLFKYKEKPYFIAVFFKSWRYSFIQHLFGKKWTLWTPIPTIATHIESEDVSPTINWLKIICHKL, translated from the coding sequence ATGCGAACAAAATACGATTTAACTATTGCTTACAGGATCTATCCTAAAGTGTCTAAGAATCCCCTTGTTTTCAGTGATGACAAATATAAACTCTCTGAGTTATGTTTAAGATCATTAAAAGAATCATTAGGAGATCTTAGGGCCAAATTGATTGTTTTATTAGATAATTGCCCCCCAGAATACATTGATCTTTTCAAAAAATACTTTGACCAAGAAGATTTAGAATTAATTGAACTGGATGGGGTGGGAAACCTATCGACATTTGGTATGCAAATTGAACTACTTTTAGAGCAAAATTTTTCTGATGTGGTGTATTTCGCAGAGGATGATTATTATTATCTTCCAAATCAATTCAGTGAAATGATAAACTTTCTAGAAAAAAATAATGATGTTGATTTTGTCTCCCCTTTTGATCATATAGATTACTACAAATTTAATTTCCATGATTACAAAAATAAAATCAAATTTAGCGAAAAAAAACATTGGCAAAATGTTGCAACAACTTGTTTAACATTTCTAACAACGAAAAAAACTTTAGAAAGAACTCAAAATATATTCAAAACTTATGCTAAAGGTAACTATGATACCAGCATCTGGGCCAGCCTAACAAAGTTTAACATTTTCAATCCATTCAAACTATTCAAATATAAAGAAAAACCGTATTTTATTGCCGTTTTCTTTAAATCTTGGCGTTATTCATTTATACAACACTTATTCGGGAAAAAATGGACCTTATGGACCCCTATTCCTACAATTGCAACACATATAGAAAGTGAAGATGTTTCTCCTACAATAAACTGGTTAAAAATTATTTGCCACAAGTTATAA
- a CDS encoding class I SAM-dependent methyltransferase, with amino-acid sequence MLEYKEANEIAKNIDGWVNEAEGEYLFETSRNCEGNGIILEIGSWKGKSTIYLGKGSQSGNKVKIYAVDPHTGSSEHIEEYGEVNTFDEFKKNIESAGLNNIITPVVKTSYDAFNMFDEPVEFVFIDGAHEYEQVKLDFELWFPRLIEGGKIAFHDSIGSYEGPRKVVKEYIYNSRNFKDVGFISSITFGTKVKENSLNDRIRNRIVHFFSKIMGLTYAIRADKLPKPLKTIGFKILKFMQ; translated from the coding sequence ATGTTGGAATATAAAGAAGCTAATGAAATAGCTAAAAATATTGATGGATGGGTTAATGAAGCTGAAGGGGAATATTTGTTTGAGACTTCAAGAAATTGTGAGGGTAATGGAATTATATTGGAAATAGGATCTTGGAAGGGAAAATCAACCATCTATTTAGGGAAAGGGTCACAGTCTGGAAACAAAGTAAAGATATATGCGGTAGATCCTCATACCGGTTCTTCTGAACATATTGAAGAATATGGGGAAGTTAACACTTTTGATGAGTTTAAAAAAAATATTGAAAGCGCAGGATTGAATAATATTATAACACCTGTTGTTAAAACATCTTATGACGCATTTAATATGTTTGATGAACCTGTTGAGTTCGTGTTTATTGATGGTGCCCATGAATATGAACAAGTCAAGTTAGATTTTGAATTATGGTTCCCAAGGTTGATTGAAGGGGGTAAAATAGCATTTCATGATAGTATAGGTAGTTATGAAGGACCTAGAAAAGTTGTCAAAGAATACATATATAATTCAAGAAATTTTAAGGATGTTGGGTTTATTAGTTCTATTACATTTGGAACAAAAGTTAAAGAAAATTCATTAAATGATAGAATAAGAAATAGAATTGTGCACTTTTTTAGTAAAATTATGGGGTTAACATACGCTATACGGGCTGATAAACTACCAAAACCCTTGAAAACAATCGGATTCAAAATATTAAAGTTCATGCAGTAA
- a CDS encoding lipopolysaccharide biosynthesis protein: MLDAYKLFVKRIGLVGVTNFLVALNTIILIPILTKSVGATDYGIWVQVMTTFFLITSIANLGFPFTILRFLSAETSKRKIRESFYSMLSLILIASFLISVVLLLFSKEIAALLFNGNTMIVSLTAIMLIFGSANSLLINYFLTFNQMKKYSFFLLFQTYFSLLLISYFAFFWHSISLIVLGFLISQIVVLVLMISLIIQDIGFKIPNFGYIREYLNFSLPTIPSNLSNWIVESSDRFVIGILLGTTFVAYYSPGYTLGMSILLFSVPLSVILQSILPKYYENGQILEVTKFINYSMKYFLLISIPMVFGLSLLSKSIMMILTTPEIALNGYLVTPFVALSSLLFGAYGIIANIIILKKKTKVIGSIWTIAALISLLNLIFVPYFGILAAAAVTLLSYLFAFFVSLHYTLRYFKLNFDKMFILKIVFASIIMSLLIVLTNPKGIINVILVIGISMVVYFFLMFITKGIDRNEINFFKRMLN, translated from the coding sequence ATGTTAGATGCGTATAAACTTTTCGTGAAGCGAATTGGATTAGTCGGTGTCACTAATTTCTTAGTTGCTTTAAACACAATTATACTTATTCCCATATTGACTAAAAGTGTGGGCGCCACTGATTATGGAATATGGGTTCAGGTAATGACTACTTTCTTTTTAATAACCAGTATTGCTAATTTAGGATTTCCATTTACTATATTAAGATTTTTATCTGCAGAAACATCTAAAAGAAAGATTCGAGAGAGTTTCTATTCTATGCTGAGCTTAATTTTAATTGCTAGTTTCCTTATTTCAGTCGTATTACTTCTATTTTCAAAGGAAATCGCAGCACTTCTATTTAATGGTAATACCATGATAGTATCATTAACAGCGATAATGCTAATTTTTGGTTCGGCTAATAGTCTGTTAATTAATTATTTTCTAACTTTTAATCAGATGAAGAAATATTCTTTCTTTTTACTATTCCAAACATATTTCTCTTTGCTTTTAATATCCTATTTTGCCTTCTTTTGGCATTCAATATCTTTGATTGTTTTAGGTTTTTTAATCTCTCAAATTGTTGTTCTAGTTTTAATGATTTCACTAATTATTCAGGATATTGGTTTTAAAATTCCTAATTTTGGTTACATTAGAGAGTATCTAAATTTTTCGCTTCCAACCATTCCAAGTAATCTCTCCAATTGGATAGTGGAATCAAGTGATCGTTTTGTAATTGGAATATTACTGGGAACAACGTTTGTTGCCTATTATTCACCCGGTTATACTCTGGGAATGTCTATATTACTTTTTTCAGTACCATTATCGGTAATTCTTCAATCTATACTGCCTAAATATTATGAAAATGGACAAATTTTAGAGGTAACGAAGTTTATCAATTATTCAATGAAATATTTTCTTTTAATTTCTATTCCAATGGTTTTTGGCTTATCATTATTATCAAAATCAATAATGATGATATTAACTACTCCTGAAATAGCTTTAAATGGTTATTTAGTCACACCTTTTGTGGCACTAAGTTCTCTTTTGTTTGGGGCATATGGAATCATTGCTAATATAATAATTCTTAAGAAAAAGACAAAAGTTATTGGGAGTATTTGGACTATTGCTGCTTTAATTAGTCTTTTAAATTTAATATTTGTGCCTTATTTTGGTATCCTGGCTGCAGCGGCTGTTACGTTGCTTTCTTATTTATTTGCATTTTTCGTTAGTTTGCATTACACATTGAGATATTTTAAACTTAATTTTGATAAAATGTTTATCTTAAAAATTGTCTTTGCTTCGATTATCATGTCTCTACTAATAGTTTTAACAAATCCCAAAGGGATTATCAATGTTATTTTAGTGATTGGAATTTCCATGGTAGTTTATTTCTTTTTAATGTTCATTACCAAGGGGATTGATCGAAATGAAATAAATTTTTTTAAAAGAATGTTAAATTAG
- a CDS encoding glycosyltransferase: MKIGVITSAYPDFEDDPHGIFVHRLMKEVVKNGHEVRVIAPHTGGETSYTLEGVNVERFHYFYPRKYERLSGRAGMIDNVKEGFLVKIQVLTFLFFTVYYSLRKLKGMDMIHVQWPIPNGLGALFLKKLHGVHYINTIHGEEVHLSKRYSMLFALRWLVNNSSKTITNSTATRKFCLEAGLDGEKINIIPFGVDTEFFRPLDVYKDENIFQILSVGYLIERKGFEYLIRAMPQVLKEHKHVRLKIVGSGPLEAKLKELIYELSLGDEVEIVKNVSDGELLMIYNSADLFVLPSIVDSQGNTEGLGVVLLEAMACGLPVIGSDVGGIPDIINEGISGLLVQEKKISDISKTVLLLMEDDELRKKLVDSSLDMVKNKFSWKHVSKDYVDVYNEVLNKNR, from the coding sequence TGTCCATAGGTTGATGAAAGAAGTAGTCAAGAATGGACATGAAGTCCGTGTTATTGCGCCGCACACTGGTGGGGAAACCAGTTACACTTTGGAAGGGGTGAATGTAGAAAGATTCCACTATTTCTATCCACGAAAATACGAACGCTTATCAGGTCGGGCCGGAATGATAGATAATGTTAAAGAGGGTTTTTTGGTTAAAATTCAGGTATTAACCTTCCTGTTTTTCACTGTTTATTATTCTCTGCGGAAGTTGAAAGGAATGGATATGATTCATGTTCAGTGGCCTATACCCAATGGATTAGGTGCATTATTCTTAAAAAAGCTTCATGGGGTCCATTACATAAATACGATCCATGGTGAAGAGGTACATCTTTCCAAACGTTATAGTATGCTTTTTGCTCTTCGCTGGCTGGTGAATAATTCTTCAAAAACCATAACCAACAGCACTGCTACTCGGAAGTTTTGCTTAGAAGCGGGTCTGGATGGGGAGAAGATCAATATAATACCGTTTGGAGTGGATACAGAATTTTTCAGGCCATTGGATGTTTATAAAGATGAAAATATTTTTCAAATACTGTCAGTTGGTTATTTAATTGAAAGAAAGGGTTTTGAATATCTCATACGTGCTATGCCTCAGGTTTTAAAAGAACATAAACATGTTCGGCTGAAAATCGTTGGATCCGGACCTCTCGAAGCTAAATTGAAAGAACTTATTTATGAACTTAGTCTTGGAGATGAAGTGGAAATTGTGAAGAATGTTTCTGATGGAGAATTGTTGATGATTTACAACTCTGCTGATTTATTCGTTTTACCTTCTATAGTAGACTCTCAGGGAAATACCGAAGGTTTAGGTGTGGTTTTATTGGAGGCCATGGCTTGTGGGCTTCCTGTGATTGGATCTGATGTGGGAGGAATTCCAGATATAATAAATGAAGGAATATCAGGTTTACTTGTACAAGAAAAAAAAATTTCAGATATTTCAAAAACGGTTCTATTATTGATGGAAGATGATGAGTTAAGAAAAAAACTTGTTGATTCATCATTAGATATGGTTAAGAATAAATTTAGCTGGAAACATGTTTCAAAAGATTATGTTGATGTTTATAATGAAGTTTTAAATAAAAATAGATAA